The proteins below are encoded in one region of Peribacillus muralis:
- a CDS encoding SDR family oxidoreductase produces MKVFVVGANGQIGKHLVDLLNDSQEHRVRAMIRKEEQRQHFEKNGIESVVVSLTGSVEEIANAAKGCDAIVFTAGSGGRTGADQTLLIDLDGAVKTIEAAENLGIDRFIMVSAFQANNRDNWNEAIKPYYVAKHYADRALLQSDLLYTIIRPGGLVNEPGTGKVTAAEGVDRGSISREDVARTILAALAEENTYRRSFDLVAGDTAISAALRKI; encoded by the coding sequence ATGAAGGTATTCGTAGTTGGGGCAAATGGGCAGATCGGTAAACACTTGGTGGACCTGTTGAATGATAGCCAGGAACATCGTGTCCGGGCAATGATCCGGAAGGAAGAACAAAGACAGCACTTTGAGAAAAATGGAATTGAATCGGTCGTGGTCAGTTTGACCGGATCGGTGGAAGAGATTGCGAATGCGGCAAAAGGCTGTGATGCCATCGTCTTTACAGCAGGGTCCGGTGGACGCACAGGCGCAGATCAAACGCTGCTGATCGATCTGGATGGTGCCGTTAAAACGATAGAGGCGGCAGAAAATCTGGGCATCGACCGATTCATCATGGTAAGTGCTTTTCAGGCGAATAATCGGGATAATTGGAATGAAGCCATCAAACCGTATTATGTGGCGAAGCATTATGCGGATAGAGCCTTGCTGCAAAGCGATTTATTATATACGATCATTCGTCCGGGCGGCCTTGTGAACGAACCGGGAACGGGCAAAGTGACCGCGGCTGAAGGGGTGGATCGCGGTTCGATTTCACGGGAAGATGTCGCCCGGACGATTCTGGCTGCCTTGGCCGAAGAAAATACCTACAGGCGCTCTTTTGACTTGGTTGCAGGGGATACTGCGATTTCTGCTGCGTTGAGGAAAATTTAA
- a CDS encoding CD3324 family protein: MKYVKATAVLPERLLVEIQKYVQGETLYIPKPEKTHRKWGTCSGSRELIDDRNAAIRSAFKGGRTILQLAEEHFLSVETIKKIVYSK, from the coding sequence ATGAAATATGTAAAAGCAACGGCCGTTTTGCCGGAAAGGCTGCTCGTTGAAATACAAAAGTACGTACAAGGGGAAACCTTATATATACCCAAACCTGAAAAGACTCATCGCAAATGGGGAACGTGTTCGGGCTCAAGGGAGCTGATCGATGACCGAAATGCAGCCATAAGATCTGCATTCAAAGGCGGCCGTACCATCCTTCAATTGGCTGAAGAACATTTTCTCTCCGTGGAGACCATTAAGAAAATCGTTTATTCCAAATAA
- a CDS encoding FusB/FusC family EF-G-binding protein, translating to MEPFIRSEQYNFIKLQTQILINGHATANDRDVINTLKTVSKERVLQLFSDLNEDQKQLLDPVDTIKDPAQAENFLLQIKPYVIPFKEITEKTIKKLFPKAKKLKAPSLETVDLREISYLGWDDHGSGRKFIIAPHHDTFTGLHGTIKPANKKGICAICSRFEEIGMFMSETKGKVQGTFIKKGNYICLDSMKCNQNITTLEKMTDLIERLK from the coding sequence ATGGAACCTTTTATCAGAAGCGAGCAATATAACTTCATTAAATTACAAACACAGATTCTCATAAATGGCCACGCCACTGCAAACGACAGAGATGTGATCAATACCCTGAAAACTGTTTCCAAAGAACGTGTACTACAGTTGTTCAGCGACCTGAATGAAGATCAAAAACAGCTTTTGGACCCGGTTGACACGATTAAAGATCCCGCACAGGCCGAGAACTTTCTCTTGCAGATCAAGCCATATGTCATACCGTTTAAGGAAATAACCGAAAAAACGATAAAGAAGCTATTTCCAAAGGCAAAGAAATTAAAGGCACCATCGCTGGAAACCGTCGATTTAAGGGAAATATCATACTTGGGCTGGGATGATCACGGATCAGGAAGGAAATTCATTATCGCACCTCATCATGATACCTTCACTGGCCTGCACGGCACGATTAAACCGGCCAACAAAAAAGGGATCTGCGCCATCTGCAGCCGCTTTGAAGAAATAGGGATGTTCATGTCCGAAACAAAGGGAAAGGTTCAAGGAACATTCATAAAAAAAGGCAACTACATTTGTCTAGACAGCATGAAATGCAACCAAAACATCACCACTTTAGAAAAAATGACCGATCTCATCGAGAGGCTGAAATAA
- a CDS encoding pirin family protein: MDKKGVFSRDIKNVRTLGFQKNSDIHTMAWVVEPGDWKEHDPFLLMAHDHMRSGVFGIHPHRGIETVTFLIDGHLNHYDSKHGEGVLYPGDAQWMTAGQGVQHNEDAAEGEMVSLLQLWVNLPAKSKMMPSRYQDLRKKDMLTFEGEGAHIRLFSGSYGNKTAETKNVAPITMLEINMEEGAVVSPKLPGSYNGFLYILEGEGEFGANQIAGRQGQVLWMAGAQDAEVSEMKIEAHSRMRVMLYAGEPIGEPVVARGPFVMNTEAEIIQAFDDYRNGKF; the protein is encoded by the coding sequence ATGGACAAAAAAGGTGTTTTTAGCCGTGATATAAAAAATGTTCGGACCCTAGGGTTTCAAAAAAATAGTGATATTCACACGATGGCTTGGGTGGTTGAGCCTGGTGATTGGAAAGAGCATGATCCCTTTTTGCTTATGGCTCACGATCATATGCGCAGCGGTGTTTTCGGCATTCACCCTCATCGGGGAATTGAAACGGTCACCTTCCTAATAGATGGCCACCTTAATCATTATGACAGTAAACATGGAGAGGGGGTACTTTATCCTGGGGACGCTCAATGGATGACGGCAGGTCAAGGTGTCCAACATAATGAGGATGCGGCAGAAGGGGAAATGGTCAGCCTGCTGCAATTGTGGGTGAATCTACCGGCAAAATCAAAAATGATGCCTTCGCGATATCAAGACTTACGGAAAAAAGATATGTTGACCTTCGAAGGCGAAGGTGCTCACATCCGATTATTTTCAGGATCTTACGGAAACAAAACCGCTGAAACGAAAAATGTAGCGCCGATCACGATGTTGGAGATAAATATGGAGGAGGGCGCAGTGGTCAGTCCTAAGCTTCCGGGATCATATAATGGTTTTTTGTATATATTGGAAGGAGAAGGCGAGTTTGGCGCCAATCAAATCGCTGGAAGGCAAGGGCAGGTTCTCTGGATGGCTGGGGCACAGGATGCTGAGGTGAGCGAGATGAAAATTGAAGCACACAGCAGGATGCGCGTCATGTTGTATGCAGGTGAACCAATCGGGGAGCCTGTGGTGGCGAGAGGGCCTTTTGTCATGAATACGGAGGCAGAAATCATTCAGGCCTTTGATGATTATCGCAACGGTAAATTTTGA